From a region of the Impatiens glandulifera chromosome 4, dImpGla2.1, whole genome shotgun sequence genome:
- the LOC124935882 gene encoding NDR1/HIN1-like protein 1, whose translation MSAGEKECSHHKGNRNKKFRRIFSGFLIFCFIILVIFLIILAVLQPHKPQFIIQDATIFNFNVSAPNLLSSNLQITVISHNPNDKIGIYYDKLDAYAVYQNQQITYYSSISPVYQGHKDTNVWSPFLYGVDVPIYENNGFALKEDQSTGRIELLIKLDGRVRWKVGEITTLKYNIHVRCLAYINFGSSANEGIFVSSVEKYQIQRRCSVGV comes from the coding sequence AGTGCAGCCACCACAAAGGAAACAGAAACAAGAAATTCCGGCGAATCTTCTCCGGCTTCCTAATCTTCTGTTTCATAATCCTCGTAATCTTCCTCATCATATTAGCCGTTCTTCAACCTCATAAACCTCAATTCATAATCCAAGATGCAACGATCTTCAATTTCAACGTCTCTGCTCCGAATCTCCTCTCATCGAATCTTCAAATCACGGTTATATCTCATAACCCTAACGATAAGATCGGGATCTATTACGATAAGCTAGATGCGTACGCTGTGTATCAGAATCAACAAATTACTTATTACAGTTCAATTTCTCCTGTTTATCAAGGTCATAAGGATACGAATGTTTGGTCGCCGTTTCTGTATGGCGTTGATGTTCCGATCTATGAGAATAATGGATTTGCACTTAAAGAGGATCAGTCTACAGGTAGGATTGAACTTTTGATTAAATTGGATGGACGTGTTCGTTGGAAAGTTGGAGAAATCACGACGTTGAAGTATAATATTCATGTTCGTTGTTTGGCGTATATAAATTTCGGAAGTAGTGCTAATGAAGGAATCTTCGTCTCCTCTGTTGAGAAGTATCAGATTCAGAGGAGATGCAGCGTCGGCGTTTGA